The region CGGCGGGGACAAGGACACCCAGGCATGCCCAACACGAGCAAGAAGCAGGCCGCCGCCGACCGCAAGGCCCGCATAGAGGCGATGCGCCGTGCCGAAAAGGCCCGCGAGCGCCGCAACCGCATCATCACCATCACGCTCAGTACGGTCATCGTCGCCGGACTCGCCGGCTGGGGCGCGTACGCCATCAACAACGCCAACGAGAAGAACGACCAGAAGGCCGCCGCCGCGGCGAAGCCGATAAGCGGCGAGAAGACTTGGGATGCGAAGAAGCTCACGCGCAACCACGTCCAGACCAAGGTCGACTACCCGATGAACCCACCCGTAGGCGGCAACCACGCTCCGGTGTGGATGACCTGCAACGGCGACGTCTACACCAAGGCCATCGCGAACGAGAACGCCGTCCACTCCCTCGAACACGGCGCGGTCTGGGTCACGTACAACGACAAGGCCAGCGCGGCCGACATCAAGACCCTCGCAGGCAAGGTCTCCAAGACCCCCTACACGCTGATGAGCCCGGACAAGACCGAGTCCGGGACGATCATGCTGTCGGCCTGGGGCCACCAGCTCAGTGTGAACACAGCCTCCGATCCGCGAGTCGAGCAGTTCCTCACCAAGTACGTCCAGGGCGCGCAGACCCCCGAACCGGGTGCCGCCTGCACGAACGGACTGACCGCCTCATGACGGGCCTGACCGCCACCGCACCGGACGAGAC is a window of Streptomyces sp. NBC_00271 DNA encoding:
- a CDS encoding DUF3105 domain-containing protein: MPNTSKKQAAADRKARIEAMRRAEKARERRNRIITITLSTVIVAGLAGWGAYAINNANEKNDQKAAAAAKPISGEKTWDAKKLTRNHVQTKVDYPMNPPVGGNHAPVWMTCNGDVYTKAIANENAVHSLEHGAVWVTYNDKASAADIKTLAGKVSKTPYTLMSPDKTESGTIMLSAWGHQLSVNTASDPRVEQFLTKYVQGAQTPEPGAACTNGLTAS